In Chloroflexota bacterium, one DNA window encodes the following:
- a CDS encoding aspartate kinase translates to MATVVCKFGGTSVATRERIAAVAERVADAAAGGDRLAVVVSARGDATDRLIEEAEHTVPRPRARELDMLMSTGETASAALVAMALSAHGPEAVALSGIQAGVVTDGVYGRGRIERVDPARVRRELDAGRIPIVAGFQGLGPDGDMVTLGRGASDTTAVSLAAALRADRCEIYTDVEGVYTADPRCVPQAHKLDAIGYGEMLEMAQLGAKVMQHRSVGIAQRFRLPVVVRSSFVDSPGTSMMAAEAVEIESVALVRGVAHDTDVARITVRAVRDRPGLAHGIFQPLADHGINIDVIVQNVSDAGATDISFTVSKADMAPAVDLVRPIAAEIGAGEVSADASLGKVGIVGVGIQSTPGIAARAFGALADAGINILGITTSEIRITCLVAEAEVEHAARTLHTAFGLDSDAAQ, encoded by the coding sequence GTGGCCACTGTGGTCTGTAAGTTCGGCGGCACGTCCGTGGCGACGCGTGAGCGCATCGCCGCGGTGGCGGAGCGCGTGGCCGACGCCGCGGCGGGCGGGGACCGCCTGGCTGTTGTCGTCTCGGCACGCGGCGACGCCACCGATCGACTCATCGAGGAGGCCGAGCACACCGTCCCGCGGCCTCGCGCGCGCGAGTTGGACATGCTGATGTCCACCGGTGAAACGGCCTCCGCCGCCCTGGTGGCGATGGCGCTCAGCGCGCACGGTCCGGAGGCCGTGGCGCTGAGCGGGATACAAGCCGGAGTCGTCACCGACGGGGTGTATGGACGCGGCCGCATCGAGCGAGTGGACCCGGCGCGCGTGCGGCGAGAGTTGGATGCGGGTCGGATTCCAATCGTCGCCGGGTTTCAGGGACTCGGGCCGGACGGCGACATGGTCACGCTGGGTCGCGGCGCGTCGGACACGACGGCGGTGTCGCTGGCCGCGGCGCTGCGCGCCGACCGCTGCGAGATCTACACCGACGTCGAGGGCGTCTACACCGCCGACCCTCGCTGCGTGCCACAGGCGCACAAGCTGGACGCCATCGGCTACGGGGAGATGCTGGAGATGGCGCAGCTTGGCGCCAAGGTCATGCAGCACCGCTCGGTCGGCATTGCCCAGCGCTTCCGGCTGCCGGTCGTGGTACGTTCCAGTTTCGTCGATTCACCGGGGACGTCAATGATGGCGGCTGAAGCAGTCGAGATCGAAAGCGTCGCGCTGGTCCGCGGCGTGGCCCATGACACCGACGTGGCGCGCATCACCGTGCGAGCGGTTCGCGACCGACCGGGCTTGGCGCACGGCATCTTTCAACCCTTGGCCGATCACGGCATCAACATCGACGTCATCGTCCAGAACGTGTCCGACGCCGGGGCGACGGACATTTCATTCACCGTCAGCAAGGCCGACATGGCCCCGGCGGTTGACCTGGTGCGGCCGATTGCCGCGGAGATCGGGGCGGGCGAAGTTTCAGCCGACGCCAGCCTGGGCAAGGTCGGGATCGTTGGAGTGGGGATTCAAAGCACGCCCGGCATCGCGGCCCGCGCGTTCGGCGCCCTCGCCGACGCCGGCATCAACATCCTGGGCATCACGACCAGCGAGATCCGCATCACCTGCCTCGTCGCCGAAGCCGAGGTCGAGCACGCGGCGCGGACCCTCCACACGGCGTTTGGGCTGGATTCGGACGCGGCGCAGTGA
- a CDS encoding class I SAM-dependent methyltransferase, with protein sequence MTAEPPFAETGYDQAARVYDFEYPDCTGDELEFLAAGAGPAPARILELATGTGRVALALARLGHDVTGLDISDGMLARAQAKCAMLDPETAARVTLTHGDMAQFQLDTTFDVIVAAFNALLLLPDAKARASCLAASFEHLRPGGSLVVDVFAANAIDRTPDHETVQFLERDPESNRLVTRERFYTYEPETDRGQSLLIYRLHADAGEPPEELRLGYSLALMSRDQLVSEVRAAGFADLATYGDYRRGSWSADSPNLIVCARRRAR encoded by the coding sequence ATGACCGCCGAGCCGCCATTCGCCGAAACCGGCTACGACCAGGCCGCGCGCGTCTACGACTTTGAATACCCCGACTGCACCGGCGACGAGTTGGAGTTTCTGGCGGCCGGCGCCGGTCCGGCGCCGGCGCGCATCCTCGAGCTGGCCACAGGCACGGGACGGGTCGCGCTGGCGCTGGCGCGGCTCGGTCACGACGTCACGGGACTCGACATCTCGGACGGCATGCTGGCCCGGGCGCAGGCCAAGTGCGCGATGTTGGACCCGGAGACTGCCGCCCGCGTGACATTGACGCACGGCGACATGGCGCAATTTCAGCTCGACACGACGTTCGACGTGATCGTCGCCGCGTTCAACGCCCTCCTGCTGTTGCCCGACGCCAAGGCGCGAGCGTCGTGCCTGGCCGCATCGTTCGAGCACCTGCGGCCGGGCGGGAGCTTGGTGGTCGACGTGTTCGCGGCGAATGCGATCGACCGCACGCCGGACCACGAGACGGTGCAGTTTCTGGAGCGGGACCCGGAATCGAATCGGCTCGTCACGCGCGAGCGGTTCTACACCTACGAACCGGAGACGGATCGAGGCCAAAGCCTGCTCATCTACCGTCTCCATGCGGACGCCGGCGAACCGCCGGAGGAGCTGCGGCTGGGATACAGCCTCGCCCTCATGAGCCGCGACCAGCTGGTAAGCGAGGTGCGCGCCGCGGGATTCGCCGACCTGGCGACCTACGGCGACTACCGGCGCGGGTCGTGGTCCGCCGACTCGCCGAATCTCATCGTCTGCGCGCGTCGTCGCGCTCGTTGA
- a CDS encoding bifunctional nuclease family protein, whose product MMVDSVRVNLVSPSRVVVLKECDGARYLAIMIGTAEADAIAVKLQDRQVQRPLTHDLLRSLVDTVGAGVQHVSITKMVDQIYYANIAMTFNGRQLEVDCRPSDAIALAVRVSVPILVDEEVLGQAGFEPDQAQEDAESTDGDAEPVSEEKLEVFRKFIDQLDLDDFGRS is encoded by the coding sequence ATGATGGTTGACAGCGTGCGCGTCAACCTGGTCAGTCCGAGCCGGGTAGTCGTCCTCAAGGAATGCGACGGCGCTCGCTACCTGGCCATCATGATCGGCACCGCCGAGGCGGACGCCATTGCCGTCAAGCTGCAGGATCGGCAAGTCCAGCGCCCGCTCACTCACGATCTGCTGCGCTCGCTGGTCGACACGGTTGGCGCCGGAGTACAGCACGTCTCGATCACCAAGATGGTCGACCAGATCTACTACGCCAACATCGCCATGACCTTCAACGGCCGGCAACTGGAGGTCGATTGCCGGCCCAGCGACGCAATCGCGCTCGCGGTGCGCGTGAGCGTGCCGATCCTCGTCGACGAGGAAGTTCTCGGGCAGGCCGGGTTCGAGCCAGACCAGGCGCAGGAGGACGCCGAGTCCACGGACGGGGACGCGGAACCGGTGTCGGAGGAGAAGCTCGAAGTCTTCCGCAAGTTCATCGACCAACTCGACCTGGACGACTTCGGCCGGTCCTAG